One window from the genome of Actinoplanes teichomyceticus ATCC 31121 encodes:
- a CDS encoding cell division protein DivIVA: MPQQQDQNLAFFETANTQHDFTVVLRGYDRHQVDGHIGRLLAALNQSEQARGEAEQRMNDAQRRLRQAEQRLNVLEQKLADSNKLLEENNRPTLSGLGTRVEQILRLAEEQANDHRSEAKRESEGILSAARLEAREITDKARAEAAAMKATAEREAGQVRTHAEREAAETRVQARREADTLRSDADRETKQLRTVTAHEVAELKSTVEREVASLRATAEREITQARAKAAREAEEKRAEATKMLTDARDKRDKDLQALALEIAERREKAEAEESQRHAAQVAATQKMVSEAEERARAAEDRAKEIEQRAETRRIESERSAAEAVEKARALADKTVAEARSEANRLLSEARTEAELTTQAARREVEDLTRQKDAVTAQLGQMLSGLSGLVPGVGGAPAAAKPAEPVAQPAAAEPAEPAEPQDAAAGDEPVTAQPKS; the protein is encoded by the coding sequence ATGCCCCAGCAGCAGGATCAGAACCTGGCCTTCTTCGAGACCGCGAATACGCAGCACGATTTCACCGTCGTCCTGCGTGGTTACGACCGTCACCAGGTCGACGGACACATCGGCCGGTTGCTCGCCGCGCTGAACCAGTCCGAGCAGGCCCGCGGTGAGGCCGAGCAGCGCATGAACGACGCCCAGCGGCGGCTCCGCCAGGCGGAGCAGCGGCTGAACGTGCTGGAGCAGAAACTCGCCGACAGCAACAAACTGCTGGAGGAGAACAACCGTCCGACGCTCTCCGGGCTGGGCACCCGGGTGGAGCAGATCCTGCGGCTCGCCGAGGAACAGGCGAACGACCACCGGAGCGAGGCGAAGCGGGAGAGCGAGGGCATCCTCTCCGCGGCCCGGCTGGAGGCCCGCGAGATCACCGACAAGGCGCGGGCCGAGGCCGCCGCGATGAAGGCGACCGCCGAGCGTGAGGCCGGCCAGGTCCGCACGCACGCCGAGCGCGAGGCCGCGGAGACCCGGGTGCAGGCCCGGCGCGAGGCCGACACGCTGCGCTCGGACGCCGACCGCGAGACCAAGCAGTTGCGTACGGTGACCGCGCACGAGGTCGCCGAACTGAAGTCGACCGTCGAGCGGGAGGTCGCCTCGCTGCGCGCCACCGCCGAGCGGGAGATCACCCAGGCCCGCGCGAAGGCGGCCCGGGAGGCCGAGGAGAAGCGCGCCGAGGCCACCAAGATGCTCACCGACGCCCGCGACAAGCGCGACAAGGATTTGCAGGCCCTGGCGCTGGAGATCGCGGAGCGCCGGGAGAAGGCCGAGGCCGAGGAGTCCCAGCGGCACGCCGCCCAGGTCGCCGCCACGCAGAAGATGGTGAGCGAGGCCGAGGAGCGGGCCCGGGCCGCCGAGGACCGCGCCAAGGAGATCGAGCAGCGCGCCGAGACCCGCCGGATCGAGTCCGAGCGCAGCGCCGCCGAGGCGGTGGAGAAGGCCCGCGCGCTCGCCGACAAGACCGTCGCCGAGGCCCGCTCCGAGGCGAACCGGCTGCTCAGCGAGGCGCGTACGGAGGCCGAGCTGACCACCCAGGCAGCCCGCCGCGAGGTGGAGGACCTCACCCGCCAGAAGGACGCGGTCACCGCCCAGCTGGGTCAGATGCTGTCCGGCCTGTCCGGCCTGGTGCCCGGGGTCGGCGGCGCGCCGGCCGCGGCGAAACCGGCCGAGCCGGTCGCGCAGCCCGCGGCGGCCGAGCCGGCGGAGCCCGCCGAGCCCCAGGATGCCGCGGCCGGCGACGAGCCGGTCACCGCTCAGCCCAAGTCCTGA
- a CDS encoding Laminin subunit beta-1, with the protein MSHGGEIFGLGGDSATEPSFETALRGYERKQVERYVARAENEIAALAAEREQAYSQIQAMAAQIERLQQEITQARRNTGIAGEVSFRHLGPRVEQILALAEEQAEAIKASATDDIAGRLAEAERIRAEAEAHAHDGIRDFEIALAARRAEEEKADAARRAAADKAVADARRTAEQIRADSEALLARARAEAQHIADKAAQEAQRARAEVDGYVKATRTQAEQELTALREKTEQEIATRRAEADREHADRAAAVEQELSLRRHAVTEELGQMRAGVEKQCADLRSEADKYAEEVLRRSDEQATATRKELAAQQEKIVQAGRDLEAAQAKVTEAEQRLATAQEQALAAEKEAERVERRLAEATERLAAELERVSEAKRAGEAAERHAADVRRQVQQEAKRVAELAAAAVLAAAASPEEPEPEPDDRDGGPATTEKAATHAAENPDGHAAEKSTAQAGTHPAEKKTGAPVGAHAADKPAQPAKVTASAKVTVPQASRVSADAE; encoded by the coding sequence ATGTCGCACGGCGGTGAAATCTTCGGCCTTGGCGGAGACTCGGCGACCGAGCCCAGCTTCGAAACCGCGCTGCGTGGTTATGAGCGCAAGCAGGTCGAGCGGTACGTCGCCCGCGCCGAGAACGAGATCGCCGCGCTGGCTGCCGAGCGGGAACAGGCGTATTCGCAGATACAGGCGATGGCCGCGCAGATCGAGCGGTTGCAGCAGGAGATCACTCAGGCCCGGCGCAACACCGGTATCGCCGGCGAGGTCTCGTTCCGGCACCTCGGCCCCCGGGTCGAGCAGATCCTGGCCCTCGCCGAGGAGCAGGCCGAGGCGATCAAGGCGTCGGCCACCGACGACATCGCCGGGCGGCTCGCCGAGGCGGAACGCATCCGGGCGGAGGCCGAGGCGCACGCCCACGACGGCATCCGGGACTTCGAGATCGCCCTGGCCGCCCGCCGGGCCGAGGAGGAGAAGGCGGACGCCGCCCGGCGGGCCGCCGCGGACAAGGCGGTCGCCGACGCCCGGCGGACCGCCGAGCAGATCCGCGCCGACAGCGAGGCGCTGCTGGCCCGGGCCCGGGCCGAGGCGCAGCACATCGCGGACAAGGCGGCCCAGGAGGCGCAGCGCGCCCGCGCCGAGGTGGACGGCTACGTCAAGGCCACCCGGACGCAGGCCGAGCAGGAGCTCACGGCGCTGCGGGAGAAGACCGAGCAGGAGATCGCCACCCGCCGGGCCGAGGCGGACCGGGAGCACGCCGACCGCGCCGCCGCGGTGGAGCAGGAGCTGTCGCTGCGCCGGCACGCGGTCACCGAGGAGCTCGGCCAGATGCGCGCGGGCGTCGAGAAGCAGTGCGCCGACCTGCGCAGCGAGGCCGACAAGTACGCCGAGGAGGTGCTCCGCCGCTCGGACGAGCAGGCCACCGCGACCCGCAAGGAGCTCGCCGCCCAGCAGGAGAAGATCGTCCAGGCGGGCCGGGACCTGGAGGCCGCACAGGCCAAGGTGACCGAGGCGGAACAGCGCCTGGCCACCGCCCAGGAGCAGGCGCTGGCGGCGGAGAAGGAGGCCGAGCGGGTCGAGCGCCGGCTGGCCGAGGCCACCGAGCGGCTGGCGGCGGAGCTGGAGCGGGTCAGCGAGGCGAAGCGGGCCGGCGAGGCCGCCGAGCGGCACGCCGCCGACGTCCGCCGCCAGGTGCAGCAGGAGGCGAAGCGGGTGGCCGAGCTGGCCGCCGCCGCGGTGCTGGCGGCCGCCGCCTCCCCCGAGGAGCCGGAGCCGGAGCCGGACGACCGCGACGGGGGCCCCGCCACGACGGAGAAGGCGGCCACGCACGCCGCGGAGAATCCCGACGGGCACGCCGCGGAGAAATCCACCGCCCAGGCCGGCACGCACCCGGCGGAGAAGAAGACCGGCGCCCCGGTCGGCGCGCACGCCGCGGACAAACCCGCCCAGCCCGCCAAGGTGACCGCCTCCGCCAAGGTGACCGTTCCGCAGGCGAGCCGGGTGTCCGCCGACGCGGAGTAA
- a CDS encoding acetyl-CoA C-acetyltransferase, translated as MTVTSSVIVSGARTPMGRLLGNLRHLPATALGGHAIAAALTRGGVAPDQVQYVIMGQVLQAGCGQIPARQAAVAAGIPMTVPALTVNKVCLSGLDAIALADQLIRAGEYEIVVAGGMESMTNAPHLINQRQGTKFGDVALRDHMALDGLTDPWAGISMGESTETSGARLDISRAEQDEFAALSHRRAAAAQREGRFAEEIAPLPSGDRKAEGLIDTDEGVRPGTTAETLAKLRPAFAPDGTITAASSSPISDGAAAVVVMSRAKAEELGLSWIAEIVAHGNVAGPDSSLQSQPSNAIRHALEKARMTVDDLDLIEINEAFAQVVIQSMRELKVGEEKVNVNGGAIALGHPIGMSGARLVLTLALELKRRGGGTGAAGLCGGGGQGDALIITVPA; from the coding sequence ATGACCGTGACCAGCTCCGTGATCGTGAGCGGCGCCCGTACCCCGATGGGGCGTCTGCTCGGCAACCTCAGGCACCTGCCCGCCACCGCCCTCGGCGGGCACGCGATCGCCGCCGCCCTGACCCGTGGCGGCGTCGCCCCCGACCAGGTGCAGTACGTCATCATGGGCCAGGTGCTGCAGGCCGGGTGCGGGCAGATCCCGGCCCGCCAGGCCGCCGTCGCGGCCGGCATCCCGATGACCGTCCCGGCGCTCACCGTCAACAAGGTGTGCCTCTCCGGACTGGACGCGATCGCGCTGGCCGACCAGCTGATCCGCGCCGGCGAGTACGAGATCGTGGTGGCCGGCGGCATGGAGTCGATGACCAACGCCCCGCATCTGATCAATCAGCGACAGGGCACCAAGTTCGGTGACGTGGCCCTGCGCGACCACATGGCGCTGGACGGGCTGACCGACCCGTGGGCCGGCATCTCGATGGGCGAGTCCACCGAGACCAGCGGCGCGCGGCTGGACATCAGCCGCGCCGAGCAGGACGAGTTCGCCGCGCTCAGCCACCGGCGGGCCGCCGCCGCGCAGCGCGAGGGCCGGTTCGCCGAGGAGATCGCCCCGCTGCCGTCCGGCGACCGCAAGGCCGAGGGCCTCATCGACACCGACGAGGGGGTACGGCCCGGCACCACCGCCGAGACGCTGGCGAAGCTGCGCCCGGCGTTCGCGCCGGACGGGACGATCACCGCGGCCAGCTCCTCGCCGATCTCCGACGGCGCCGCCGCGGTCGTGGTGATGAGCCGGGCCAAGGCCGAGGAGCTCGGCCTGAGCTGGATCGCCGAGATCGTCGCGCACGGCAACGTGGCCGGCCCGGACAGCTCGCTGCAGTCCCAGCCGTCCAACGCCATCCGGCACGCGCTGGAGAAGGCCCGGATGACCGTGGACGACCTGGACCTGATCGAGATCAACGAGGCCTTCGCCCAGGTGGTCATCCAGTCGATGCGCGAGTTGAAGGTCGGCGAGGAGAAGGTGAACGTGAACGGCGGGGCGATTGCTCTCGGACACCCGATCGGGATGTCCGGTGCTCGGCTGGTGCTCACCCTGGCGCTGGAGCTCAAGCGGCGCGGCGGGGGCACCGGCGCGGCGGGCCTGTGCGGCGGCGGCGGCCAGGGCGATGCCCTGATCATCACAGTGCCGGCATGA
- the meaB gene encoding methylmalonyl Co-A mutase-associated GTPase MeaB, which produces MSRLRDVPSLVAKARDGDPRSVARLISLVENGDPALPEVAAAMAPYAGRAQVVGLTGAPGVGKSTTTNELVRALRLAGRRVGVLAVDPSSPFTGGAILGDRVRMQEHTADRGVYIRSMSSRGQLGGLSAATPQAVRVLEGAGCDVVLVETVGVGQAEVEIASLADTTLVLLAPGMGDAIQAVKAGVLEIADVFVINKADRPGADNTYRDIQGMLALGERSADQWRPQVVRAAAVKGEGVEDVVAAIEKHRAWMAGSGELRARRERRAAAEISALAVGALRARIGDLHEGTALPGLAARVVDGTLDPYAAADELLAGLEVA; this is translated from the coding sequence ATGAGCCGACTCCGCGACGTGCCGTCCCTGGTCGCCAAGGCCCGGGACGGAGACCCGCGGTCGGTGGCCCGGCTGATCAGCCTGGTGGAGAACGGCGACCCGGCGCTGCCCGAGGTCGCCGCCGCGATGGCGCCCTACGCCGGCCGGGCCCAGGTGGTCGGTCTCACCGGCGCGCCCGGCGTGGGCAAGTCGACCACCACGAACGAGCTGGTCCGCGCGCTGCGGCTGGCCGGGCGCCGGGTCGGGGTGCTGGCCGTGGACCCGTCCAGCCCGTTCACCGGCGGCGCGATCCTCGGCGACCGGGTGCGGATGCAGGAGCACACCGCGGACCGCGGGGTGTACATCCGCTCGATGTCCAGTCGCGGTCAGCTGGGCGGGCTCTCCGCGGCCACCCCGCAGGCCGTCCGGGTGCTGGAGGGCGCCGGCTGCGACGTGGTGCTGGTGGAGACCGTCGGGGTGGGCCAGGCCGAGGTGGAGATCGCCTCGCTGGCCGACACCACGCTGGTGCTGCTGGCTCCGGGCATGGGCGACGCGATCCAGGCGGTCAAGGCCGGGGTGCTGGAGATCGCCGACGTCTTCGTGATCAACAAGGCGGACCGGCCGGGCGCGGACAACACCTACCGCGACATCCAGGGCATGCTGGCGCTCGGCGAGCGCTCCGCCGACCAGTGGCGTCCGCAGGTGGTGCGCGCGGCCGCGGTCAAGGGCGAGGGCGTGGAGGACGTGGTCGCCGCGATCGAGAAGCACCGCGCGTGGATGGCCGGCAGCGGCGAGCTGCGGGCCCGCCGGGAACGGCGCGCCGCCGCGGAGATCTCCGCGCTCGCGGTGGGCGCGCTGCGCGCCCGGATCGGCGACCTGCACGAGGGCACCGCCCTGCCCGGCCTCGCCGCCCGGGTCGTCGACGGCACGCTCGACCCGTACGCCGCGGCCGACGAGCTGCTGGCCGGTCTGGAAGTGGCCTGA
- the mce gene encoding methylmalonyl-CoA epimerase produces the protein MTDHTSSATHRENVTFSGVELLRIDHVGIAVADLDEAIRFYEENLGLRCVHQETNDEQGVREAMLAVGDGAGPRIQLLAPARPDSAIARFLDRSGPGLQQLAYTVADVEAAADAMRARGMRLLYDAPRRGTAGSRINFVHPKDAGGVLVELVEPGPEGTPAG, from the coding sequence ATGACGGACCACACATCGAGTGCCACCCATCGCGAGAATGTCACATTCTCCGGCGTCGAATTGCTCCGGATCGACCATGTGGGCATCGCTGTAGCGGATTTGGACGAGGCTATCCGGTTCTACGAGGAAAATCTCGGCTTGCGCTGTGTGCATCAAGAGACCAACGACGAACAGGGGGTACGGGAGGCGATGCTCGCGGTCGGCGACGGCGCCGGACCGCGGATCCAGCTGCTCGCCCCGGCCCGGCCGGACTCGGCGATCGCCAGGTTCCTCGACCGCAGCGGCCCGGGCCTGCAGCAGCTGGCCTACACGGTGGCCGACGTCGAGGCCGCCGCCGACGCGATGCGGGCCCGCGGCATGCGGCTGCTCTACGACGCCCCGCGGCGCGGCACGGCCGGCTCCCGGATCAACTTCGTCCACCCCAAGGACGCCGGCGGGGTGCTGGTCGAGCTGGTCGAGCCGGGCCCGGAGGGTACGCCGGCCGGGTGA
- a CDS encoding acyl-CoA mutase large subunit family protein, with the protein MDAADIEAGRERWQRRYDAARKRDADFTTLSGNPVEPVYGPPPGVAYPGFERIGWPGEFPFTRGLHPTGYRGRTWTIRQFAGFGNARQTNERYKMILAAGGGGLSVAFDMPTLMGRDSDDPFSLGEVGHCGVAIDSAADMDVLFRDIPLQDVTTSMTISGPAVPVFCMYLVAAERQGADLSRLDGTLQTDIFKEYIAQKEWLFAPEPHLRLIGDLMEYCAREIPRYKPLSVSGYHIREAGATAAQELAYTLADGFGYVELGLSRGLDVNRFAPGLSFFFDAHIDFFEEIAKFRAARRIWARHLREDYGATSEKALWLRFHTQTAGVSLTAQQPVNNVVRTAVEALAAVLGGTNSLHTNALDETLALPTDESAEIALRTQQVLMEETGVVNVADPLGGSWYVEALTDRIEAEAEAIFERIRELGHDGTLTSGILRGIEDGWFTSHIAEAAFAYQQALEKGEKRIVGVNAHTGTVAKELEILRVSHEVEVEQRRLLEERRAGRDETRVKTALEDLVAVARTGANMIPAMLEAARAEATLGEICGMLKAEWGVYREPARF; encoded by the coding sequence ATGGACGCAGCCGACATCGAGGCCGGGCGCGAGCGCTGGCAGCGCCGCTACGACGCCGCACGCAAGCGGGACGCCGACTTCACCACGCTCTCCGGCAATCCGGTGGAGCCGGTCTACGGGCCGCCGCCCGGCGTGGCGTACCCGGGTTTCGAGCGGATCGGCTGGCCCGGCGAGTTCCCGTTCACCCGAGGTCTGCACCCGACCGGCTACCGCGGCCGCACCTGGACCATCCGGCAGTTCGCCGGGTTCGGCAACGCGCGGCAGACCAACGAGCGGTACAAGATGATCCTGGCGGCCGGCGGCGGCGGACTCAGCGTGGCGTTCGACATGCCGACGCTGATGGGCCGGGACTCCGACGATCCGTTCTCGCTCGGCGAGGTCGGGCACTGCGGGGTGGCGATCGACTCGGCCGCCGACATGGATGTGCTGTTCCGCGACATCCCGCTGCAGGACGTCACGACCAGCATGACCATCTCCGGCCCGGCCGTGCCGGTCTTCTGCATGTACCTGGTGGCCGCCGAGCGGCAGGGCGCCGACCTGAGCCGGCTGGACGGGACCCTGCAGACCGACATCTTCAAGGAGTACATCGCGCAGAAGGAGTGGCTGTTCGCCCCCGAGCCGCACCTGCGCCTGATCGGCGACCTGATGGAGTACTGCGCCCGCGAGATCCCGCGGTACAAGCCGCTGTCGGTGAGCGGCTACCACATCCGCGAGGCCGGGGCGACCGCGGCGCAGGAGCTGGCGTACACACTGGCCGACGGCTTCGGGTACGTCGAGCTCGGCCTGTCCCGGGGGCTGGACGTCAACCGGTTCGCGCCCGGCCTGAGCTTCTTCTTCGACGCGCACATCGACTTCTTCGAGGAGATCGCCAAGTTCCGGGCGGCCCGCCGGATCTGGGCCCGGCACCTGCGCGAGGACTACGGCGCGACCAGTGAGAAGGCGCTCTGGCTGCGGTTCCACACGCAGACCGCCGGGGTCTCGCTCACCGCCCAGCAGCCGGTGAACAACGTGGTGCGCACCGCGGTGGAGGCGCTCGCCGCGGTCCTCGGCGGCACCAACTCGCTGCACACCAACGCCCTGGACGAGACGCTCGCGCTGCCCACCGACGAGTCCGCCGAGATCGCCCTGCGCACCCAGCAGGTGCTGATGGAGGAGACCGGGGTGGTCAATGTGGCCGATCCGCTCGGCGGTTCGTGGTATGTGGAGGCGCTCACCGACCGGATCGAGGCCGAGGCCGAGGCGATCTTCGAGCGGATCCGCGAGCTGGGCCACGACGGCACCCTCACCTCGGGCATCCTGCGCGGCATCGAGGACGGCTGGTTCACCTCGCACATCGCCGAGGCGGCGTTCGCCTACCAGCAGGCCCTGGAGAAGGGCGAGAAGCGGATCGTCGGGGTCAACGCGCACACCGGCACGGTCGCCAAGGAGCTGGAGATCCTGCGGGTGTCGCACGAGGTCGAGGTGGAGCAGCGCCGCCTGCTGGAGGAGCGGCGGGCCGGGCGCGACGAGACGCGCGTCAAGACCGCCCTGGAGGACCTGGTCGCCGTCGCGCGTACCGGGGCGAACATGATCCCGGCGATGCTGGAGGCGGCCCGCGCCGAGGCGACCCTGGGCGAGATCTGCGGGATGCTGAAGGCGGAGTGGGGCGTCTACCGGGAGCCGGCCCGGTTCTAG